Proteins encoded together in one Vitis vinifera cultivar Pinot Noir 40024 chromosome 4, ASM3070453v1 window:
- the LOC100244513 gene encoding uncharacterized protein LOC100244513 — MGDRTSSAVTKPIWMKQAEEAKIKSEAEKAAAAKAAFEATFKDAASASAPAVADSSSSDSDDAEEDAESRLASKPIGPVDPSKCTAAGAGIAGGAACSASSFVVVTKDSDGRKVPNGGAQIRVRVSPGVGVGGSDQEGIIKDQGDGSYTVTYVVSKRGNYMVHVECNGKPIMGSPFPVFFSAGTASGGLLGLAPASTFPNLVNQTMPNMPNYSGSVSGAFPGLLGMIPGIVPGASGGAVLPGIGASLGEVCREYLNGRCAKTDCKFNHPPHNLLMTALAATTTMGTLSQVPMAPSAAAMAAAQAIVAAQALQAHAAQVQAQAQSAKDSAGSPDKVGKADALKKTLQVSNLSPLLTVEQLKQLFSFCGTVVECSITDSKHFAYIEYSKPEEATAALALNNMDVGGRPLNVEMAKSLPPKPAILNSPLASPSLPMVMQQAVAMQQMQFQQALLMQQTMTAQQAANRAATMKSATELASARAAEISKKLKADGFVEEEKEEKEENRKSRSPSISHARSKSRSKSPLHYRRRRRSRSFSPPSRYSREHRSRSPFRSHHYSIHDHGSRSYRDNKDGSDRSRRRDLDRSHDHHLSSSRRNRSRSRSPRTRKSYRADSESPKRRVESSSHRTRKSSRVSPKSPRHHRGSRSSPRNDDDNKSKRRRRSRSKSVEGKHYSNEKIDERRDKKSKHRDRRRSRSISAEGKHHKGSGFSPRSFDDSKSKHRKRSRSKSAEGKRVLSDKTDEGRDEKGKHHEKRRSRSRSAEGKYCRLNRLSPKSSDEIRPKHRRHSRSRSAEYRRSDNKGDEKLMHHKEPKEREVTEDLKEPSKHKMPKIEDMELATTGVEDQGGGEKSAEVVGRTGFSEGQGYVNDDGKDKSENLMIADPPALNVHITNTVSSDADLSYGVFRAEDVNRNKEDVNEWDIYEKSSGLV, encoded by the exons ATGGGCGACCGTACAAGCTCTGCTGTGACTAAGCCAATATGGATGAAGCAAGCGGAAGAGGCAAAGATCAAGAGCGAGGCTGAAAAAGCCGCCGCCGCCAAAGCTGCCTTCGAAGCCACATTCAAGGATGCCGCCTCCGCCTCCGCTCCTGCGGTGGCCGACTCCTCCTCTTCTGACAGTGACGACGCTGAAGAAGACGCCGAGAGTCGCCTCGCCAGCAAGCCCATCGGCCCCGTCGACCCCTCCAAATGCACGGCTGCTGGCGCTGGAATTGCGGGCGGGGCCGCCTGTTCGGCTTCGTCGTTCGTCGTCGTGACCAAGGATTCCGATGGCAGAAAGGTTCCCAATGGTGGCGCTCagattagggttagggtttcgcCTGGAGTGGGCGTCGGCGGATCGGACCAGGAGGGCATCATCAAGGACCAAGGCGATGGCAGCTACACTGTCACATATGTAGTGTCCAAGAGAGGGAATTATATGGTACACGTTGAGTGTAACGGCAAGCCCATTATGGGTAGTCCCTTTCCAGTTTTCTTCAGTGCAG GTACTGCTAGTGGAGGATTGTTGGGTTTGGCTCCTGCATCTACTTTTCCTAATCTAGTTAACCAGACAATGCCCAATATGCCAAATTATTCAGGGTCTGTTTCGGGGGCATTCCCCGGATTACTTGGAATGATTCCAGGCATTGTTCCTGGTGCTTCAGGAGGAGCAGTTTTACCTGGGATTGGAGCATCCCTTGGTGAAGTTTGTCGAGAGTACCTTAATGGACGTTGTGCCAAAACTGATTGCAAGTTTAATCACCCACCTCACAATTTGCTGATGACTGCATTAGCTGCAACCACCACCATGGGAACCCTCAGTCAAGTTCCGATGGCCCCTTCTGCAGCTGCAATGGCTGCTGCTCAGGCAATTGTTGCTGCCCAAGCCCTTCAAGCTCATGCTGCTCAGGTTCAAGCACAAGCCCAGTCAGCCAAAGACTCAGCTG GCTCTCCAGATAAAGTGGGGAAGGCTGATGCTCTTAAAAAAACACTACAAGTCAGCAATCTCAGCCCCCTTCTAACTGTGGAACAGTTGAAACAGCTTTTTAGTTTCTGTGGCACAGTTGTCGAATGTAGCATCACTGATTCAAAGCATTTTGCATATATAGAATACTCAAAACCCGAAGAAGCAACTGCTGCTTTGGCATTGAACAATATGGATGTTGGAGGTCGCCCATTAAATGTTGAGATGGCAAAGTCACTCCCTCCAAAACCAGCTATATTAAATTCTCCACTGGCTTCACCTTCTCTGCCCATGGTAATGCAGCAAGCAGTTGCCATGCAACAGATGCAATTTCAGCAGGCTCTGCTTATGCAACAAACAATGACTGCACAGCAGGCAGCTAATCGAGCTGCAACCATGAAGTCAGCAACAGAATTAGCATCAGCTAGAGCTGCAGAAATAAGTAAAAAGCTAAAAGCTGATGGATTTGTAgaggaagagaaggaagaaaaggaagaaaatcgAAAATCTAG GTCGCCATCCATATCTCATGCAAGGTCAAAATCCAGGTCAAAATCACCTCTCCACTACCGGCGACGGCGGAGATCTCGTTCTTTTTCACCTCCATCCCGGTACTCAAGAGAGCACAGATCTAGATCACCATTTAGATCTCATCACTACTCAATTCATGACCATGGAAGCAGGTCATATAGAGACAATAAAGATGGCAGTGATAGATCTAGAAGGCGGGATTTGGATAGATCACATGATCATCATTTATCTAGCTCAAGGAGAAATAGGAGTAGGAGTCGAAGCCCTAGAACTAGAAAATCATATCGAGCTGATTCAGAATCACCAAAACGCCGTGTAGAGAGTTCATCACATAGAACCAGGAAATCATCTCGTGTTAGTCCAAAATCACCAAGACATCACAGGGGAAGTAGGTCATCACCTAGAAATGATGATGACAACAAATCAAAACGGAGAAGGCGGTCCCGGTCAAAATCTGTGGAAGGTAAGCATTATTCTAATGAAAAAATAGATGAAAGACGAGATAAAAAATCAAAGCATCGTGACAGAAGGCGGTCCAGGTCAATATCAGCAGAGGGAAAGCATCATAAAGGAAGTGGCTTCTCCCCACGAAGTTTTGATGACAGCAAATCAAAGCATAGAAAGCGATCCAGGTCAAAATCTGCAGAAGGTAAGCGTGTTTTAAGTGACAAAACAGATGAAGGCAGAGATGAGAAAGGGAAGCATCATGAAAAGAGGCGTTCCAGGTCACGATCAGCAGAAGGTAAGTACTGTAGACTAAATAGGTTATCTCCTAAAAGTTCTGATGAAATCAGACCAAAACATAGAAGACATTCAAGGTCAAGATCTGCAGAATATAGGCGTTCAGATAATAAAGGAGATGAAAAATTAATGCATCACAAGGAACCAAAAGAACGTGAAGTCACTGAGGACTTGAAGGAACCTAGCAAACATAAGATGCCAAAAATAGAGGACATGGAGCTGGCCACAACAG GAGTGGAAGACCAAGGTGGAGGTGAAAAATCAGCTGAGGTGGTTGGCAGAACTGGTTTCAGCGAGGGTCAGGGTTATGTCAATGATGACGGGAAGGATAAATCAGAAAACTTGATGATTGCAGATCCCCCTGCTTTGAATGTTCATATCACCAACACTGTGTCATCTGATGCAGATTTGAGTTATGGGGTCTTCAGGGCAGAAGATGTTAATCGAAACAAAGAAGATGTCAATGAATGGGACATCTATGAGAAGAGCTCTGGTCTTGTTTGA